A region from the Nocardioides coralli genome encodes:
- the acs gene encoding acetate--CoA ligase: protein MNDSSAALSNLMHEERRFEPPAELADAANVTEEAYERADADPEGFWAEQAERLDWGQKWERVLDWDDPPFAKWFVGGTLNAAVNCVDRHVDAGHGDRVAIHWVGEPEDDTRDLTYAQLRDEVCRAANALTELGVRKGDRVAIYMPMLPETAIAMLACARLGAPHTVVFGGFSADALASRVVDCGASVVITADGGYRRGAPSALKPAVDEAVAKAADQGQQVETVLVVRRTGQDVDWNEDRDVWWHEAVDQQDSGHEAELHDAEHPLYVMYTSGTTGKPKGILHTTGGYLVGTSWTHWAVFDLKPETDVYWCTADVGWVTGHSYLVYGPLANGATQVMYEGTPDSPHKGRWWEIVEKYGVTIFYTAPTAIRTFMKWGDDVPAKFDLSSIRVLGSVGEPINPEAYIWYRETIGAGKVPVVDTWWQTETGQIMISPLPGVTHGKPGSAMKALPGVAADVVDDHGESVPNGSGGYLVLQRPWPAMLRTLWGDDERFKETYWSRYADKGFYFAGDGAKKDEDGDIWLLGRVDDVMNVSGHRLSTTEIESALVSHAKVAEAAVVGAADDTTGQAVCAFVILRESATDDEGAAPDDLIKELRDHVAKEIGAIAKPRQIMIVPELPKTRSGKIMRRLLKDVAEHREVGDVTTLADSTVMDLIKKKEDAGSSDED, encoded by the coding sequence ATGAACGACAGCTCAGCCGCCCTGTCCAACCTGATGCACGAGGAGCGCCGCTTCGAGCCGCCCGCCGAGCTGGCCGACGCCGCCAACGTCACCGAGGAGGCCTACGAGCGGGCCGACGCCGACCCCGAGGGCTTCTGGGCCGAGCAGGCCGAGCGCCTCGACTGGGGCCAGAAGTGGGAGCGTGTCCTGGACTGGGACGACCCCCCGTTCGCCAAGTGGTTCGTCGGCGGCACGCTCAACGCCGCGGTCAACTGCGTCGACCGCCACGTCGACGCCGGCCACGGCGACCGGGTGGCCATCCACTGGGTCGGTGAGCCCGAGGACGACACCCGCGACCTCACCTACGCCCAGCTCCGCGACGAGGTGTGCCGTGCGGCCAACGCCCTCACCGAGCTCGGCGTCCGCAAGGGGGACCGCGTCGCGATCTACATGCCGATGCTCCCCGAGACCGCCATCGCGATGCTGGCGTGTGCGCGGCTCGGCGCCCCCCACACCGTGGTGTTCGGCGGCTTCTCCGCCGATGCGCTCGCGAGCCGGGTGGTCGACTGCGGTGCCTCGGTCGTCATCACCGCCGACGGCGGCTACCGCCGTGGCGCTCCGTCGGCACTGAAGCCGGCCGTCGACGAGGCCGTTGCCAAGGCCGCCGACCAGGGCCAGCAGGTCGAGACGGTGCTGGTCGTGCGTCGCACCGGTCAGGACGTCGACTGGAACGAGGACCGCGACGTCTGGTGGCACGAGGCGGTGGACCAGCAGGACAGCGGGCACGAGGCAGAGCTCCACGACGCCGAGCACCCGCTCTACGTCATGTACACCTCCGGGACCACCGGCAAGCCGAAGGGCATCCTCCACACGACGGGGGGCTACCTGGTCGGCACGTCGTGGACCCACTGGGCGGTCTTCGACCTCAAGCCCGAGACCGACGTCTACTGGTGCACCGCCGACGTCGGCTGGGTGACCGGTCACTCCTACCTCGTCTACGGACCGCTCGCCAACGGCGCGACGCAGGTGATGTACGAGGGCACACCGGACTCACCCCACAAGGGCCGCTGGTGGGAGATCGTCGAGAAGTACGGCGTCACGATCTTCTACACCGCACCGACGGCCATCCGGACCTTCATGAAGTGGGGTGACGACGTCCCCGCGAAGTTCGACCTGTCCTCGATCCGCGTGCTCGGGTCCGTGGGCGAACCGATCAACCCCGAGGCCTACATCTGGTACCGCGAGACGATCGGCGCGGGCAAGGTCCCGGTGGTCGACACCTGGTGGCAGACGGAGACCGGCCAGATCATGATCTCGCCGCTGCCTGGAGTGACCCACGGCAAGCCGGGCTCGGCGATGAAGGCCCTCCCCGGCGTCGCCGCCGACGTCGTCGACGACCACGGCGAGTCGGTGCCCAACGGCTCCGGCGGCTACCTCGTGCTGCAGCGGCCGTGGCCGGCCATGCTGCGGACGCTGTGGGGCGACGACGAGCGTTTCAAGGAGACCTACTGGTCCCGCTACGCCGACAAGGGCTTCTACTTCGCCGGCGACGGCGCCAAGAAGGACGAGGACGGGGACATCTGGCTGCTCGGCCGGGTCGACGACGTCATGAACGTGTCGGGCCACCGGCTCTCGACCACCGAGATCGAGTCGGCGCTGGTCTCCCACGCCAAGGTCGCCGAGGCGGCCGTGGTCGGTGCTGCCGACGACACGACCGGTCAGGCGGTCTGCGCCTTCGTGATCCTGCGCGAGTCGGCGACCGACGACGAGGGCGCAGCCCCCGACGACCTCATCAAGGAGCTGCGCGACCACGTGGCCAAGGAGATCGGGGCGATCGCCAAGCCGCGCCAGATCATGATCGTCCCGGAGCTGCCCAAGACCCGCTCCGGCAAGATCATGCGGCGGCTGCTCAAGGACGTGGCCGAGCACCGCGAGGTCGGCGACGTCACGACGCTCGCCGACTCGACGGTCATGGACCTGATCAAGAAGAAGGAGGACGCGGGCTCCTCCGACGAGGACTAG
- a CDS encoding sodium:solute symporter family protein encodes MSQIQTWTLVFVVLSFSLYIYIAYASRVKDTSGFYIAGGGIPAPANGAAIAADWMSAASFISLAGIVGLSFNGYGGSVFLMGWTGGYVLLALLLAPYLRKFGKYTIPDFVGDRYSESARLIAVISAIVVSFVYVAGQMAGVGVVFQRFLGVDTTLGVIIGMAIVFFYAVLGGMKGITWTQVAQYSVLIVAYLIPAFAVSAKVTGVAMPQIGFGQILDELNALQADLGLSEYTSAFADINMLNMVLITASLMFGTAGLPHVIVRFYTAKSVRAARFSALWALFFIALLYTTAPSVAAFSKLQIIKDLDGTALSAVPRWFNTWADVGLITQADGSPISDLAADATLRYTDVAINNDIIVLASPEIGGLPAPIVGLVAAGGLAAALSTASGLLLVISSSVANDVYYKKINPQATEARQLMVGRIAMAGAIVVAGYLGINPPGFVAQVVALAFGLACASFFPVLVLGIFWKNCTAAGATAGMAVGLITTMAYMLWTIDIYGNSDGIFGIAETGFGAIGMLINFAVTIVVSQFSTKPSEVMQELVEEIRYPGRTQLVAKHAEGEL; translated from the coding sequence ATGAGCCAGATCCAGACCTGGACCCTCGTCTTCGTCGTCCTCTCCTTCAGCCTCTACATCTACATCGCCTACGCCAGCCGGGTGAAGGACACCTCCGGCTTCTACATCGCCGGCGGCGGCATCCCGGCCCCGGCCAACGGCGCCGCGATCGCTGCCGACTGGATGAGTGCCGCGTCGTTCATCTCCCTGGCCGGCATCGTGGGGCTGTCCTTCAACGGCTACGGCGGCAGCGTCTTCCTGATGGGCTGGACCGGCGGGTACGTGCTGCTCGCGCTGCTGCTGGCGCCTTACCTGCGCAAGTTCGGCAAGTACACGATCCCCGACTTCGTGGGCGACCGGTACTCCGAGTCGGCGCGACTGATCGCGGTGATCAGCGCGATCGTCGTCTCCTTCGTCTACGTCGCCGGGCAGATGGCCGGCGTCGGCGTGGTGTTCCAGCGGTTCCTGGGCGTCGACACCACCCTGGGCGTCATCATCGGCATGGCGATCGTCTTCTTCTACGCCGTGCTGGGCGGCATGAAGGGCATCACCTGGACCCAGGTTGCGCAGTACTCCGTGCTGATCGTGGCCTACCTGATCCCGGCGTTCGCGGTCTCGGCGAAGGTGACGGGCGTCGCGATGCCGCAGATCGGGTTCGGTCAGATCCTCGACGAGCTGAACGCCCTGCAGGCCGACCTCGGCCTCTCGGAGTACACCTCGGCGTTCGCCGACATCAACATGCTCAACATGGTGCTGATCACGGCCTCGCTGATGTTCGGCACCGCGGGCCTGCCGCACGTCATCGTGCGCTTCTACACCGCCAAGAGCGTGCGTGCAGCGCGCTTCTCGGCCCTGTGGGCGCTGTTCTTCATCGCGCTGCTCTACACGACCGCACCGTCGGTCGCGGCGTTCAGCAAGCTGCAGATCATCAAGGACCTCGACGGGACGGCGCTCAGCGCGGTGCCCCGCTGGTTCAACACCTGGGCCGACGTCGGCCTGATCACGCAGGCCGACGGGAGCCCGATCTCCGACCTCGCCGCCGACGCGACGCTGCGCTACACCGACGTCGCGATCAACAACGACATCATCGTGCTGGCCTCCCCCGAGATCGGCGGCCTGCCCGCACCGATCGTCGGGCTCGTCGCGGCCGGCGGCCTGGCGGCAGCACTCTCGACGGCGTCGGGTCTGCTGCTGGTGATCTCCTCGTCGGTGGCCAACGACGTCTACTACAAGAAGATCAACCCGCAGGCCACCGAGGCCCGGCAGCTGATGGTGGGCCGGATCGCGATGGCCGGCGCCATCGTGGTCGCGGGCTACCTCGGCATCAACCCTCCGGGATTCGTCGCCCAGGTGGTCGCCCTGGCCTTCGGGCTGGCGTGTGCCAGCTTCTTCCCGGTGCTGGTGCTCGGCATCTTCTGGAAGAACTGCACCGCGGCCGGAGCCACCGCGGGCATGGCGGTCGGCCTGATCACGACGATGGCCTACATGCTCTGGACGATCGACATCTACGGGAACTCCGACGGCATCTTCGGGATCGCCGAGACCGGGTTCGGTGCGATCGGCATGCTGATCAACTTCGCCGTGACCATCGTGGTCTCCCAGTTCTCGACGAAGCCGTCCGAGGTGATGCAGGAGCTGGTGGAGGAGATCCGTTACCCCGGGCGGACCCAGCTGGTGGCCAAGCACGCCGAGGGCGAGCTGTAG
- a CDS encoding DUF4212 domain-containing protein encodes MDQKARQEYWRRNLRLMAALLAIWALVSFGAGILFVEALNNISFLGFPLGFWFAQQGSIITFVILIAVYVWRMDALDKEFGIDEYEQEVHHS; translated from the coding sequence ATGGATCAGAAGGCGCGCCAGGAGTACTGGCGCCGGAACCTGCGGCTCATGGCCGCACTGCTCGCGATCTGGGCGCTGGTCTCCTTCGGCGCCGGGATCCTGTTCGTCGAGGCGCTCAACAACATCAGCTTCCTCGGCTTCCCGCTGGGCTTCTGGTTCGCCCAGCAGGGCTCGATCATCACCTTCGTCATCCTCATCGCCGTCTACGTGTGGCGGATGGACGCGCTCGACAAGGAGTTCGGCATCGACGAGTACGAGCAGGAGGTCCACCACTCATGA
- a CDS encoding cation acetate symporter, protein MNEALPGVVAVVVVTVATLAIGTWGLRFSRTTSDFMVASRTVRPRLNASAIGGEYLSAASFLGIAGLVLVRGTEMMWYPVGWTAGYLVLLVLVAAPLRRSGAYTLSDFAEARLQSRRVRALCSVIVVLIGWLYLLPQFQGAGITLQATIGAPRWFGEVVVPAVVLVNVLAGGMRSITFVQAFQYWLKLTALLLPLLALLIVWLGDGAPHPVDATGAGPDPTAWALPLAGGDGQGLYLTCSLIVATFLGTMGLPHVVVRFYTNPDGRAARRTTLVVLTLLGLFYLLPPAYGALGRVYADALVREGRSDVLVLELPRIMIPGLAGDLLTALVTAGAFAAFLSTSSGLAIAVAGVLGQDVTGRPVGARRLSGVAAFRAGCVIAIAVPCLLALLVPGVGVARAVGLAFAVAASTFCPLLVLGIWWRGLTTAGAIAGLLVGAGGSGAAVLWNLSTPPGDRWGSVLLQQPAAWSVPAAFVTMWLVSVATRARVPVDVHRFMVRLHTPEQVPLERGQLSDSPAGG, encoded by the coding sequence GTGAACGAGGCGCTCCCCGGGGTCGTCGCCGTCGTCGTCGTCACCGTGGCGACGCTCGCGATCGGCACCTGGGGACTGCGGTTCTCCCGCACCACGAGCGACTTCATGGTCGCCTCGCGCACCGTCCGCCCACGCCTGAACGCCTCCGCCATCGGCGGCGAGTACCTCTCGGCGGCCTCCTTCCTCGGCATCGCCGGACTCGTGCTGGTCCGCGGCACCGAGATGATGTGGTACCCCGTCGGCTGGACCGCGGGCTACCTCGTGCTGCTGGTGCTCGTGGCCGCGCCGCTGCGTCGCTCCGGCGCCTACACGCTCTCGGACTTCGCCGAGGCTCGGCTGCAGTCGCGCCGGGTGCGCGCACTGTGCTCGGTCATCGTGGTGCTGATCGGCTGGCTCTACCTGCTGCCCCAGTTCCAGGGGGCCGGGATCACCCTGCAGGCCACCATCGGCGCACCGCGCTGGTTCGGCGAGGTGGTGGTCCCGGCGGTCGTGCTGGTCAACGTGCTCGCCGGCGGCATGCGCAGCATCACCTTCGTGCAGGCCTTCCAGTACTGGCTCAAGCTGACCGCCCTGCTGCTGCCGCTCCTGGCGCTGCTCATCGTCTGGCTGGGCGACGGCGCCCCCCACCCGGTCGACGCCACGGGAGCCGGCCCGGACCCCACGGCCTGGGCGCTGCCCCTGGCCGGCGGCGACGGCCAGGGCCTCTACCTCACGTGCTCGCTGATCGTCGCGACGTTCCTCGGCACCATGGGGCTGCCCCACGTGGTCGTCCGCTTCTACACCAACCCCGACGGCCGTGCCGCCCGACGCACGACCCTCGTGGTGCTGACGTTGCTCGGCCTCTTCTACCTGCTGCCCCCGGCGTACGGCGCGCTGGGACGGGTGTACGCCGATGCCCTGGTCCGCGAGGGACGCAGCGACGTGCTGGTGCTCGAGCTGCCCCGGATCATGATCCCCGGTCTGGCGGGGGACCTGTTGACGGCACTGGTGACCGCCGGCGCGTTCGCGGCCTTCCTTTCCACCTCCTCAGGACTGGCGATCGCGGTGGCCGGTGTCCTGGGCCAGGACGTGACCGGCCGCCCGGTCGGCGCTCGCCGGCTCAGCGGGGTGGCGGCCTTCCGTGCCGGCTGTGTGATCGCGATCGCCGTGCCGTGCCTCCTGGCGCTGCTCGTCCCCGGGGTGGGGGTGGCGCGGGCAGTGGGCCTGGCGTTCGCGGTCGCGGCCTCGACGTTCTGCCCGCTGCTGGTCCTCGGGATCTGGTGGCGCGGCCTCACCACGGCGGGCGCGATCGCCGGGCTGCTGGTCGGGGCCGGAGGGTCGGGAGCCGCGGTGCTGTGGAACCTCTCGACCCCACCGGGCGACCGGTGGGGGTCCGTGCTGCTGCAGCAGCCGGCGGCGTGGAGCGTGCCGGCCGCGTTCGTCACGATGTGGCTGGTCTCGGTGGCCACCCGGGCCCGCGTCCCGGTCGACGTGCACCGGTTCATGGTGCGGCTCCACACCCCCGAGCAGGTCCCGCTCGAGCGGGGTCAGCTCAGCGACTCACCGGCTGGTGGGTGA
- a CDS encoding LytR/AlgR family response regulator transcription factor, protein MTVSPRLTALVIDDERPALDELIFLLGQDPRVGEILAEDSAADALRTLHEREVDVVFLDIQMPGLSGLDLAQVLARFRNPPPVVFVTAHEEHAVEAFDLQAVDYVLKPVREERLAEAVRRVIEATSRSMPGGDEQIPVERAGVTRFVARSEIRYVEAQGDYARLHTATDSHLLRTPLTALEEEWADAGFVRVHRSLLVALPHVDEVRFDGSRCSVVIGGAVLQVSRRHTPHLREVLSRRSRS, encoded by the coding sequence GTGACCGTGAGCCCCCGGCTGACCGCCCTCGTCATCGACGACGAGCGGCCCGCCCTCGACGAGCTGATCTTCCTGCTGGGGCAGGACCCCCGTGTCGGCGAGATCCTGGCGGAGGACTCCGCGGCCGACGCGCTCCGCACCCTGCACGAGCGCGAGGTCGACGTCGTCTTCCTCGACATCCAGATGCCGGGCCTCTCCGGCCTCGACCTGGCACAGGTGCTGGCGCGCTTCCGCAACCCGCCCCCGGTGGTGTTCGTGACCGCCCACGAGGAGCACGCGGTCGAGGCCTTCGACCTCCAGGCGGTCGACTACGTGCTCAAGCCGGTCCGCGAGGAGCGGCTCGCGGAGGCCGTGCGCCGCGTCATCGAGGCGACCTCGCGGAGCATGCCGGGGGGCGACGAGCAGATCCCGGTCGAGCGTGCCGGCGTGACCCGGTTCGTGGCGCGCTCGGAGATCCGGTACGTCGAGGCGCAGGGCGACTACGCCCGGCTGCACACCGCCACCGACTCCCACCTGCTGCGTACCCCGCTGACGGCGCTGGAGGAGGAGTGGGCGGACGCAGGCTTCGTCCGGGTCCACCGTTCGCTGCTGGTCGCCCTCCCCCACGTCGACGAGGTGCGGTTCGACGGCAGTCGCTGCTCGGTGGTCATCGGTGGCGCCGTGCTCCAGGTCAGTCGGCGCCACACGCCCCACCTGCGCGAGGTCCTCAGCCGACGGAGCCGGTCGTGA
- a CDS encoding sensor histidine kinase, translating to MTRGWARLRRRGRLGTEADRATYRALHTASLASPALREGLTAGSAERSIRHLRTLLGTPAAALTDTAVVLAWDGIGQHHQEHVTALVHRAVENGEVTVGHLGSCADPGCPMRHAVVGPLVVEDVIVGTLAVATSAQSGALVRATDEVARWVSGQLELAQLDVSRTRLMEAEVRALRAQISPHFIYNSLSAIASFVRTDPDRARMLLLEFADFTRYSFRSHGEFTTLAEELRSIERYLLLEQARFGDRLEVTLRIAPEVLPVAVPFLCVQPLVENAVRHGLKGQEAGHLRIVARDLDRECVIEVEDDGVGEDPERVRRALAGDADLDSVGLGNVDARLRNAFSDDYGLVVETAPGAGTKVTVRVPKFAPGVHP from the coding sequence ATGACGCGCGGCTGGGCCCGCCTCCGCCGACGCGGCCGACTCGGGACCGAGGCCGACCGCGCGACCTACCGCGCGCTCCACACGGCCTCGCTCGCCTCCCCCGCACTCCGCGAGGGGCTGACGGCCGGCAGCGCCGAGCGCAGCATCCGCCACCTCCGCACGCTCCTCGGTACGCCGGCGGCTGCGCTGACCGACACCGCGGTGGTGCTGGCGTGGGACGGCATCGGGCAGCACCACCAGGAGCACGTGACCGCCCTGGTCCACCGGGCGGTGGAGAACGGCGAGGTGACCGTGGGACACCTCGGGTCCTGTGCCGACCCCGGGTGCCCGATGCGCCACGCGGTGGTGGGGCCGCTGGTGGTCGAGGACGTGATCGTGGGGACCCTGGCCGTCGCGACCTCGGCCCAGAGCGGAGCGCTGGTCCGCGCGACCGACGAGGTGGCGCGCTGGGTGAGCGGCCAGCTGGAGCTCGCCCAGCTCGACGTGTCGCGCACGAGGCTCATGGAAGCGGAGGTGCGGGCGCTGCGCGCGCAGATCAGCCCGCACTTCATCTACAACTCCCTGAGCGCCATCGCGAGCTTCGTGCGCACCGATCCCGACCGGGCGCGGATGCTGCTGCTCGAGTTCGCGGACTTCACCCGCTACTCCTTCCGCAGCCACGGCGAGTTCACCACCCTGGCCGAGGAGCTGCGTTCCATCGAGCGCTACCTGCTGCTCGAGCAGGCCCGCTTCGGCGACCGGCTCGAGGTGACGCTGCGCATCGCCCCGGAGGTGCTGCCGGTCGCCGTGCCGTTCCTGTGCGTCCAGCCGCTGGTGGAGAACGCCGTGCGCCACGGCCTGAAGGGCCAGGAGGCCGGTCACCTGCGGATCGTGGCCCGCGACCTGGACCGCGAGTGCGTCATCGAGGTGGAGGACGACGGCGTGGGCGAGGACCCCGAGCGCGTGCGCCGCGCGCTCGCCGGTGACGCCGACCTCGACAGCGTCGGGCTGGGCAACGTCGACGCCCGGCTGCGCAACGCCTTCAGCGACGACTACGGCCTCGTGGTCGAGACCGCCCCCGGCGCCGGGACCAAGGTCACGGTGCGGGTGCCCAAGTTCGCCCCGGGGGTGCATCCGTGA
- a CDS encoding class I SAM-dependent methyltransferase, whose product MDDDVRQRLASSFGPVAEAYDRGRPSFPTEAASWLVGREAATVLELGAGTGKLTRQLVALGHDVHASEPDAEMLGVLRRRLPDIPTSESGAEEIPLPDRSVDVVVAAQAFHWFDHERALPEIARVLRPGGALALAWNLRDERIPWVRKLGRLLANADLHHRVQDATAALVRSELFGFVDEHTFTFWQDVNRESIVDLAASRSYVATLDDDAREAKLAEVLDLYDDYGRGMDGMRLPYTCECFRAVVVERPGQEDDTADEGDDHPPTDPPTDPPAGPSGPSDGTDTDMLLIDFR is encoded by the coding sequence ATGGACGACGACGTACGGCAGCGCCTCGCCAGCTCCTTCGGACCGGTGGCCGAGGCCTACGACCGCGGCCGCCCGTCGTTCCCCACGGAGGCCGCTTCGTGGCTGGTCGGCAGGGAGGCTGCCACCGTCCTCGAGCTCGGCGCCGGCACGGGAAAGCTCACCCGACAGCTGGTCGCCCTGGGCCACGACGTCCACGCCTCCGAGCCCGACGCGGAGATGCTCGGGGTGCTGCGGCGACGGCTGCCCGACATCCCGACCAGCGAGTCGGGAGCCGAGGAGATCCCGCTGCCCGACCGGTCGGTCGACGTGGTGGTGGCGGCGCAGGCCTTCCACTGGTTCGACCACGAGCGTGCCCTGCCCGAGATCGCCCGTGTGCTGCGACCCGGTGGCGCCCTCGCCCTCGCGTGGAACCTGCGCGACGAGCGGATCCCGTGGGTGCGCAAGCTGGGCCGGCTCCTCGCCAACGCCGACCTGCACCACCGCGTCCAGGACGCCACCGCGGCGCTGGTCCGGTCCGAGCTGTTCGGCTTCGTCGACGAGCACACCTTCACGTTCTGGCAGGACGTCAACCGCGAGTCGATCGTCGACCTCGCCGCCTCCCGCAGCTATGTCGCCACCCTCGACGACGACGCCCGCGAGGCCAAGCTCGCCGAGGTCCTCGACCTCTACGACGACTACGGCCGGGGCATGGACGGGATGCGCCTCCCCTACACCTGCGAGTGCTTCCGCGCCGTGGTCGTCGAGCGCCCCGGCCAGGAGGACGACACCGCCGACGAGGGCGACGACCATCCGCCGACGGACCCTCCCACCGACCCGCCTGCGGGGCCCAGCGGACCCAGCGACGGGACCGACACCGACATGCTCCTCATCGACTTCCGCTGA
- a CDS encoding oxidoreductase, whose amino-acid sequence MTHELLTRLHALEGVPSALASARDGIDAVLRDRGLRRTDPAATAESLLRGAHASAVLEGSASSLDEVREGEADEVAAAAVRLSTQLLSLAPVLQRSPLQALARMHTVVAAGAVPQDRLGRPRDAAASELLRTVATMVTADAPALLVAAVIHGELVSAEPFASHNGLVARAAERLVLVARGVDEKSLVVPEAGHLALRPAYEGSARVLREGGQAAVHRWLLYAAEAYAAAAEASPLRD is encoded by the coding sequence ATGACCCACGAGCTGCTGACCCGCCTCCACGCCCTGGAGGGGGTCCCCTCCGCCCTCGCCTCGGCGCGTGACGGCATCGACGCCGTGCTCCGCGACCGGGGCCTGCGCCGCACGGACCCCGCAGCGACGGCGGAGTCGCTGCTGCGCGGCGCCCACGCCAGCGCCGTGCTCGAGGGCTCGGCCTCCTCGCTGGACGAGGTGCGCGAGGGGGAGGCGGATGAGGTCGCCGCGGCGGCTGTGCGGCTCTCCACCCAGCTGCTCTCACTGGCGCCCGTGCTGCAGCGCTCACCGCTGCAGGCGCTGGCCCGCATGCACACCGTGGTCGCCGCGGGGGCCGTGCCCCAGGACCGGTTGGGACGGCCCCGAGACGCAGCGGCCTCGGAGCTGCTGCGCACCGTGGCGACGATGGTGACCGCGGACGCACCGGCGTTGCTGGTGGCTGCGGTGATCCACGGCGAGCTGGTCTCGGCGGAGCCCTTCGCCTCCCACAACGGGCTGGTGGCCCGGGCGGCCGAACGGCTGGTGCTGGTGGCGCGGGGGGTCGACGAGAAGTCGCTCGTGGTCCCGGAGGCGGGCCACCTCGCCCTGCGGCCGGCGTACGAGGGAAGTGCCCGGGTGCTGCGCGAGGGAGGCCAGGCGGCTGTCCACCGGTGGCTCCTGTACGCCGCCGAGGCCTACGCCGCCGCGGCGGAGGCCAGCCCGCTCCGGGACTGA
- a CDS encoding HAD family hydrolase — translation MTRPTAAFFDLDKTIIAKSSTLAFSKPFQAGGLISRRAVLRSAYAQFVYLVGGADHDQMEKMRAFMSQLCAGWDVATVREIVADTLHNVVDPLVYDEAVGLIEEHRLAGRDIIIVSTSGTEVVGPIGEMLGADRIIATRMEIAEGRYTGEIEYYAYAEEKARAIQELADVLGYDLAESYAYSDSITDLPMLEAVGHPHAVNPDKDLRRVATGNEWPVLVFDRPVTLRSRVPLPPAGTTLAALAVGGAVAVGGLLWSQARKRRPAG, via the coding sequence GTGACCCGCCCGACCGCGGCCTTCTTCGACCTGGACAAGACGATCATCGCCAAGTCGAGCACGCTCGCCTTCAGCAAGCCGTTCCAGGCCGGTGGCCTGATCTCGAGGCGAGCGGTGCTGCGCTCGGCCTACGCCCAGTTCGTCTACCTCGTCGGCGGGGCAGACCACGACCAGATGGAGAAGATGCGGGCGTTCATGTCGCAGCTGTGTGCGGGCTGGGACGTCGCGACGGTGCGCGAGATCGTGGCCGACACCCTCCACAACGTGGTCGACCCACTCGTCTACGACGAGGCGGTCGGGTTGATCGAGGAGCACCGGCTGGCGGGCCGCGACATCATCATCGTCTCGACGTCCGGGACCGAGGTGGTGGGTCCCATCGGGGAGATGCTCGGTGCCGACCGGATCATCGCGACGCGGATGGAGATCGCGGAGGGGCGCTACACCGGGGAGATCGAGTACTACGCCTACGCCGAGGAGAAGGCGCGGGCCATCCAGGAGCTCGCCGACGTCCTCGGCTACGACCTCGCGGAGAGCTACGCCTACAGCGACTCGATCACGGACCTGCCGATGCTGGAGGCCGTCGGCCACCCGCACGCGGTCAACCCCGACAAGGACCTGCGTCGTGTCGCCACGGGCAACGAGTGGCCGGTGCTGGTCTTCGACCGGCCGGTCACGCTGCGCTCACGGGTGCCGCTGCCACCCGCCGGGACCACCCTCGCGGCGCTGGCGGTGGGCGGTGCGGTGGCCGTCGGCGGGCTGCTCTGGAGCCAGGCCCGCAAGCGGCGCCCGGCGGGCTGA